One window of the Triticum dicoccoides isolate Atlit2015 ecotype Zavitan chromosome 3B, WEW_v2.0, whole genome shotgun sequence genome contains the following:
- the LOC119274604 gene encoding AFG1-like ATPase isoform X2, giving the protein MLLRLRVGVTRRSAALLAAVPRGDPPAALPLPRRLHDAADHRPKPGGPLTLYRDLVGQGKLRHDVYQENVASELDSLLGRLERYEMEMEDYHTKLSMWDSTREKERRRLLLEEAEDKQHDGVWIDEKRGFLDKLISRKRRANIEPGVGRWVSYLNRERKLDNLVGQKPVAPVAPKGLYLYGNVGSGKTMLMDMFYGATEGVIKHRRRFHFHEAMLEIHDHMHDVWKRRDDGKSMESSAFSWISGLPFDAKIKEWLIGEEKYKQDKHQKHILLAVADKFLVDRQANKCGASILCFDEIQTIDVFAIVALSGILSRLLSTGTVLVATSNKAPEDLNQDGMQREIFLELLSKLDETCNKILVGTETDYRRLIPTDGSTQIHYYWPTNPETRSMFEAMWHDITNQTGGNITAVTIPVMFGRSIEIPQSCSGVARFDFEYLCGRPVGAADYIAIARNYHTIFISDLPAMSMKIRDKARRFISLIDEMYNHHCRLICLATLPIDNLFQGTEEGPLFDLESFQFETEAEGSKLRRDVSAEGNIGAGPSTRGLVSMLSGQEEMFAFRRAISRLIEMQTPLYLERVQHVHSSALRQQQGMPVLAKQSTVSQSAPL; this is encoded by the exons ATGCTGCTCCGGCTACGCGTCGGCGTCACCCGCCGGTCCGCGGCCCTCCTCGCCGCCGTCCCCCGCGGTGACCCCCCCGCCGCGCTCCCCCTCCCCCGTCGCCTCCACGACGCCGCCGATCACCGCCCGAAACCAG GGGGTCCTCTTACGCTCTACAGGGACCTAGTGGGCCAAGGGAAGCTCCGGCATGACGTGTACCAGGAAAATGTCGCCTCCGAGCTAGACAGCTTGCTCGGGAGGCTCGAGCGGTACGAGATGGAGATGGAGGATTACCAT ACAAAGCTGTCTATGTGGGACAGTACCAGGGAGAAAGAACGGCGGCGGCTTCTCCTCGAAGAAGCCGAGGATAAGCAGCACGATGGGGTGTGGATAGATGAGAAAAGGGGGTTTCTCGATAAGTTGATTTCGCG GAAAAGAAGAGCTAATATAGAACCTGGAGTTGGAAGATGGGTTTCATATTTGAACAGAGAGAGGAAACTAGATAATTTGGTTGGCCAGAAACCAGTTGCACCTGTTGCTCCAAAAGGATTATACCTTTACGGGAATGTTGGAAGTG gcaagacaaTGTTGATGGACATGTTTTATGGGGCCACAGAAGGTGTCATCAAACACAGGAGGAGGTTTCACTTTCATGAG GCTATGCTTGAAATACACGACCATATGCATGATGTGTGGAAGAGACGTGATGATGGCAAGTCTATGGAATCAAGTGCTTTCAGTTGGATATCAGGCCTCCCTTTCGATGCAAAAATTAAGGAATGGCTGATCGGGGAGGAAAAGtataaacaagataagcatcaaaaACATATCCTGTTAGCTGTCGCTGACAAGTTCCTTGTCGATAGACAAGCAAATAAATGTGGTGCAAGCATTCTATGCTTTGACGAGATACAG ACTATTGatgtattcgctattgttgccctgTCTGGTATTCTCAGCAGACTATTAAGCACTGGGACTGTGCTTGTTGCTACCAGCAATAAAGCACCAGAAGATCTGAATCAG GATGGGATGCAACGAGAAATCTTCCTTGAGTTATTATCTAAGCTAGACGAGACCTGCAATAAGATTCTTGTTGGAACTGAAACGGATTATCGCCGCCTTATTCCTACGGATGGCTCAACTCAG ATTCACTATTATTGGCCTACCAATCCTGAGACAAGGAGTATGTTTGAGGCTATGTGGCATGACATAACTAACCAGACAGGAGGGAACATTACTGCAGTTACTATTCCTGTAATGTTTGGAAG GTCTATTGAGATTCCTCAAAGTTGTAGCGGTGTGGCAAGGTTTGACTTCGAGTATTTATGTGGACGCCCA GTCGGAGCTGCAGATTATATAGCAATAGCCAGGAACTACCATACAATTTTCATATCAGACCTtccagctatgagtatgaagatccGTGACAAG GCAAGAAGATTCATCAGCCTTATTGATGAGATGTACAATCATCACTGCCGCCTTATATGTTTAGCTACCTTACCCATTGACAATCTATTTCAAGGAACTGAGGAGGGGCCTCTTTTTGATTTAGAGAG TTTCCAGTTTGAAACTGAAGCCGAAGGGTCAAAGTTAAGGAGGGATGTTTCCGCAGAAGGCAATATTGGTGCAGGGCCCTCTACGAGAGGTCTAGTGTCAATGCTGTCTGGTCAAGAAGAGATGTTCGCGTTCCGAAGGGCG ATATCCCGGCTCATAGAAATGCAGACCCCGCTGTATCTCGAGCGCGTCCAGCATGTCCATTCTTCCGCCCTTCGACAACAGCAG
- the LOC119274604 gene encoding AFG1-like ATPase isoform X1, with protein sequence MLLRLRVGVTRRSAALLAAVPRGDPPAALPLPRRLHDAADHRPKPGGPLTLYRDLVGQGKLRHDVYQENVASELDSLLGRLERYEMEMEDYHTKLSMWDSTREKERRRLLLEEAEDKQHDGVWIDEKRGFLDKLISRRKRRANIEPGVGRWVSYLNRERKLDNLVGQKPVAPVAPKGLYLYGNVGSGKTMLMDMFYGATEGVIKHRRRFHFHEAMLEIHDHMHDVWKRRDDGKSMESSAFSWISGLPFDAKIKEWLIGEEKYKQDKHQKHILLAVADKFLVDRQANKCGASILCFDEIQTIDVFAIVALSGILSRLLSTGTVLVATSNKAPEDLNQDGMQREIFLELLSKLDETCNKILVGTETDYRRLIPTDGSTQIHYYWPTNPETRSMFEAMWHDITNQTGGNITAVTIPVMFGRSIEIPQSCSGVARFDFEYLCGRPVGAADYIAIARNYHTIFISDLPAMSMKIRDKARRFISLIDEMYNHHCRLICLATLPIDNLFQGTEEGPLFDLESFQFETEAEGSKLRRDVSAEGNIGAGPSTRGLVSMLSGQEEMFAFRRAISRLIEMQTPLYLERVQHVHSSALRQQQGMPVLAKQSTVSQSAPL encoded by the exons ATGCTGCTCCGGCTACGCGTCGGCGTCACCCGCCGGTCCGCGGCCCTCCTCGCCGCCGTCCCCCGCGGTGACCCCCCCGCCGCGCTCCCCCTCCCCCGTCGCCTCCACGACGCCGCCGATCACCGCCCGAAACCAG GGGGTCCTCTTACGCTCTACAGGGACCTAGTGGGCCAAGGGAAGCTCCGGCATGACGTGTACCAGGAAAATGTCGCCTCCGAGCTAGACAGCTTGCTCGGGAGGCTCGAGCGGTACGAGATGGAGATGGAGGATTACCAT ACAAAGCTGTCTATGTGGGACAGTACCAGGGAGAAAGAACGGCGGCGGCTTCTCCTCGAAGAAGCCGAGGATAAGCAGCACGATGGGGTGTGGATAGATGAGAAAAGGGGGTTTCTCGATAAGTTGATTTCGCG CAGGAAAAGAAGAGCTAATATAGAACCTGGAGTTGGAAGATGGGTTTCATATTTGAACAGAGAGAGGAAACTAGATAATTTGGTTGGCCAGAAACCAGTTGCACCTGTTGCTCCAAAAGGATTATACCTTTACGGGAATGTTGGAAGTG gcaagacaaTGTTGATGGACATGTTTTATGGGGCCACAGAAGGTGTCATCAAACACAGGAGGAGGTTTCACTTTCATGAG GCTATGCTTGAAATACACGACCATATGCATGATGTGTGGAAGAGACGTGATGATGGCAAGTCTATGGAATCAAGTGCTTTCAGTTGGATATCAGGCCTCCCTTTCGATGCAAAAATTAAGGAATGGCTGATCGGGGAGGAAAAGtataaacaagataagcatcaaaaACATATCCTGTTAGCTGTCGCTGACAAGTTCCTTGTCGATAGACAAGCAAATAAATGTGGTGCAAGCATTCTATGCTTTGACGAGATACAG ACTATTGatgtattcgctattgttgccctgTCTGGTATTCTCAGCAGACTATTAAGCACTGGGACTGTGCTTGTTGCTACCAGCAATAAAGCACCAGAAGATCTGAATCAG GATGGGATGCAACGAGAAATCTTCCTTGAGTTATTATCTAAGCTAGACGAGACCTGCAATAAGATTCTTGTTGGAACTGAAACGGATTATCGCCGCCTTATTCCTACGGATGGCTCAACTCAG ATTCACTATTATTGGCCTACCAATCCTGAGACAAGGAGTATGTTTGAGGCTATGTGGCATGACATAACTAACCAGACAGGAGGGAACATTACTGCAGTTACTATTCCTGTAATGTTTGGAAG GTCTATTGAGATTCCTCAAAGTTGTAGCGGTGTGGCAAGGTTTGACTTCGAGTATTTATGTGGACGCCCA GTCGGAGCTGCAGATTATATAGCAATAGCCAGGAACTACCATACAATTTTCATATCAGACCTtccagctatgagtatgaagatccGTGACAAG GCAAGAAGATTCATCAGCCTTATTGATGAGATGTACAATCATCACTGCCGCCTTATATGTTTAGCTACCTTACCCATTGACAATCTATTTCAAGGAACTGAGGAGGGGCCTCTTTTTGATTTAGAGAG TTTCCAGTTTGAAACTGAAGCCGAAGGGTCAAAGTTAAGGAGGGATGTTTCCGCAGAAGGCAATATTGGTGCAGGGCCCTCTACGAGAGGTCTAGTGTCAATGCTGTCTGGTCAAGAAGAGATGTTCGCGTTCCGAAGGGCG ATATCCCGGCTCATAGAAATGCAGACCCCGCTGTATCTCGAGCGCGTCCAGCATGTCCATTCTTCCGCCCTTCGACAACAGCAG
- the LOC119274604 gene encoding AFG1-like ATPase isoform X3, whose translation MEMEDYHTKLSMWDSTREKERRRLLLEEAEDKQHDGVWIDEKRGFLDKLISRRKRRANIEPGVGRWVSYLNRERKLDNLVGQKPVAPVAPKGLYLYGNVGSGKTMLMDMFYGATEGVIKHRRRFHFHEAMLEIHDHMHDVWKRRDDGKSMESSAFSWISGLPFDAKIKEWLIGEEKYKQDKHQKHILLAVADKFLVDRQANKCGASILCFDEIQTIDVFAIVALSGILSRLLSTGTVLVATSNKAPEDLNQDGMQREIFLELLSKLDETCNKILVGTETDYRRLIPTDGSTQIHYYWPTNPETRSMFEAMWHDITNQTGGNITAVTIPVMFGRSIEIPQSCSGVARFDFEYLCGRPVGAADYIAIARNYHTIFISDLPAMSMKIRDKARRFISLIDEMYNHHCRLICLATLPIDNLFQGTEEGPLFDLESFQFETEAEGSKLRRDVSAEGNIGAGPSTRGLVSMLSGQEEMFAFRRAISRLIEMQTPLYLERVQHVHSSALRQQQGMPVLAKQSTVSQSAPL comes from the exons ATGGAGATGGAGGATTACCAT ACAAAGCTGTCTATGTGGGACAGTACCAGGGAGAAAGAACGGCGGCGGCTTCTCCTCGAAGAAGCCGAGGATAAGCAGCACGATGGGGTGTGGATAGATGAGAAAAGGGGGTTTCTCGATAAGTTGATTTCGCG CAGGAAAAGAAGAGCTAATATAGAACCTGGAGTTGGAAGATGGGTTTCATATTTGAACAGAGAGAGGAAACTAGATAATTTGGTTGGCCAGAAACCAGTTGCACCTGTTGCTCCAAAAGGATTATACCTTTACGGGAATGTTGGAAGTG gcaagacaaTGTTGATGGACATGTTTTATGGGGCCACAGAAGGTGTCATCAAACACAGGAGGAGGTTTCACTTTCATGAG GCTATGCTTGAAATACACGACCATATGCATGATGTGTGGAAGAGACGTGATGATGGCAAGTCTATGGAATCAAGTGCTTTCAGTTGGATATCAGGCCTCCCTTTCGATGCAAAAATTAAGGAATGGCTGATCGGGGAGGAAAAGtataaacaagataagcatcaaaaACATATCCTGTTAGCTGTCGCTGACAAGTTCCTTGTCGATAGACAAGCAAATAAATGTGGTGCAAGCATTCTATGCTTTGACGAGATACAG ACTATTGatgtattcgctattgttgccctgTCTGGTATTCTCAGCAGACTATTAAGCACTGGGACTGTGCTTGTTGCTACCAGCAATAAAGCACCAGAAGATCTGAATCAG GATGGGATGCAACGAGAAATCTTCCTTGAGTTATTATCTAAGCTAGACGAGACCTGCAATAAGATTCTTGTTGGAACTGAAACGGATTATCGCCGCCTTATTCCTACGGATGGCTCAACTCAG ATTCACTATTATTGGCCTACCAATCCTGAGACAAGGAGTATGTTTGAGGCTATGTGGCATGACATAACTAACCAGACAGGAGGGAACATTACTGCAGTTACTATTCCTGTAATGTTTGGAAG GTCTATTGAGATTCCTCAAAGTTGTAGCGGTGTGGCAAGGTTTGACTTCGAGTATTTATGTGGACGCCCA GTCGGAGCTGCAGATTATATAGCAATAGCCAGGAACTACCATACAATTTTCATATCAGACCTtccagctatgagtatgaagatccGTGACAAG GCAAGAAGATTCATCAGCCTTATTGATGAGATGTACAATCATCACTGCCGCCTTATATGTTTAGCTACCTTACCCATTGACAATCTATTTCAAGGAACTGAGGAGGGGCCTCTTTTTGATTTAGAGAG TTTCCAGTTTGAAACTGAAGCCGAAGGGTCAAAGTTAAGGAGGGATGTTTCCGCAGAAGGCAATATTGGTGCAGGGCCCTCTACGAGAGGTCTAGTGTCAATGCTGTCTGGTCAAGAAGAGATGTTCGCGTTCCGAAGGGCG ATATCCCGGCTCATAGAAATGCAGACCCCGCTGTATCTCGAGCGCGTCCAGCATGTCCATTCTTCCGCCCTTCGACAACAGCAG
- the LOC119274604 gene encoding AFG1-like ATPase isoform X4 — MWDSTREKERRRLLLEEAEDKQHDGVWIDEKRGFLDKLISRRKRRANIEPGVGRWVSYLNRERKLDNLVGQKPVAPVAPKGLYLYGNVGSGKTMLMDMFYGATEGVIKHRRRFHFHEAMLEIHDHMHDVWKRRDDGKSMESSAFSWISGLPFDAKIKEWLIGEEKYKQDKHQKHILLAVADKFLVDRQANKCGASILCFDEIQTIDVFAIVALSGILSRLLSTGTVLVATSNKAPEDLNQDGMQREIFLELLSKLDETCNKILVGTETDYRRLIPTDGSTQIHYYWPTNPETRSMFEAMWHDITNQTGGNITAVTIPVMFGRSIEIPQSCSGVARFDFEYLCGRPVGAADYIAIARNYHTIFISDLPAMSMKIRDKARRFISLIDEMYNHHCRLICLATLPIDNLFQGTEEGPLFDLESFQFETEAEGSKLRRDVSAEGNIGAGPSTRGLVSMLSGQEEMFAFRRAISRLIEMQTPLYLERVQHVHSSALRQQQGMPVLAKQSTVSQSAPL, encoded by the exons ATGTGGGACAGTACCAGGGAGAAAGAACGGCGGCGGCTTCTCCTCGAAGAAGCCGAGGATAAGCAGCACGATGGGGTGTGGATAGATGAGAAAAGGGGGTTTCTCGATAAGTTGATTTCGCG CAGGAAAAGAAGAGCTAATATAGAACCTGGAGTTGGAAGATGGGTTTCATATTTGAACAGAGAGAGGAAACTAGATAATTTGGTTGGCCAGAAACCAGTTGCACCTGTTGCTCCAAAAGGATTATACCTTTACGGGAATGTTGGAAGTG gcaagacaaTGTTGATGGACATGTTTTATGGGGCCACAGAAGGTGTCATCAAACACAGGAGGAGGTTTCACTTTCATGAG GCTATGCTTGAAATACACGACCATATGCATGATGTGTGGAAGAGACGTGATGATGGCAAGTCTATGGAATCAAGTGCTTTCAGTTGGATATCAGGCCTCCCTTTCGATGCAAAAATTAAGGAATGGCTGATCGGGGAGGAAAAGtataaacaagataagcatcaaaaACATATCCTGTTAGCTGTCGCTGACAAGTTCCTTGTCGATAGACAAGCAAATAAATGTGGTGCAAGCATTCTATGCTTTGACGAGATACAG ACTATTGatgtattcgctattgttgccctgTCTGGTATTCTCAGCAGACTATTAAGCACTGGGACTGTGCTTGTTGCTACCAGCAATAAAGCACCAGAAGATCTGAATCAG GATGGGATGCAACGAGAAATCTTCCTTGAGTTATTATCTAAGCTAGACGAGACCTGCAATAAGATTCTTGTTGGAACTGAAACGGATTATCGCCGCCTTATTCCTACGGATGGCTCAACTCAG ATTCACTATTATTGGCCTACCAATCCTGAGACAAGGAGTATGTTTGAGGCTATGTGGCATGACATAACTAACCAGACAGGAGGGAACATTACTGCAGTTACTATTCCTGTAATGTTTGGAAG GTCTATTGAGATTCCTCAAAGTTGTAGCGGTGTGGCAAGGTTTGACTTCGAGTATTTATGTGGACGCCCA GTCGGAGCTGCAGATTATATAGCAATAGCCAGGAACTACCATACAATTTTCATATCAGACCTtccagctatgagtatgaagatccGTGACAAG GCAAGAAGATTCATCAGCCTTATTGATGAGATGTACAATCATCACTGCCGCCTTATATGTTTAGCTACCTTACCCATTGACAATCTATTTCAAGGAACTGAGGAGGGGCCTCTTTTTGATTTAGAGAG TTTCCAGTTTGAAACTGAAGCCGAAGGGTCAAAGTTAAGGAGGGATGTTTCCGCAGAAGGCAATATTGGTGCAGGGCCCTCTACGAGAGGTCTAGTGTCAATGCTGTCTGGTCAAGAAGAGATGTTCGCGTTCCGAAGGGCG ATATCCCGGCTCATAGAAATGCAGACCCCGCTGTATCTCGAGCGCGTCCAGCATGTCCATTCTTCCGCCCTTCGACAACAGCAG